From a region of the Pradoshia eiseniae genome:
- a CDS encoding excalibur calcium-binding domain-containing protein — translation MKRLFAGMMALGFLLAGQSAYVFAEDDRNCGDFSNKEEVIAFWYENGYNADNDPHDLDRDNDGLPCETSKGEYDAYVASREDKDDGAGSTDSQGGSDSEENQTEGEALPDTATDNIGMMTLGAALAAAGGIIALRKTKSKA, via the coding sequence ATGAAGAGGTTGTTTGCAGGCATGATGGCATTGGGTTTCTTGCTGGCTGGTCAAAGCGCTTACGTATTTGCTGAGGATGATCGAAATTGTGGAGACTTTTCTAACAAAGAAGAAGTTATCGCATTCTGGTATGAGAACGGGTATAACGCTGATAATGATCCCCATGACTTAGACCGTGATAATGATGGTTTGCCATGCGAAACGAGCAAGGGTGAATATGATGCGTACGTCGCATCAAGAGAAGACAAAGATGATGGAGCCGGTTCAACCGATTCACAAGGCGGATCTGATTCAGAGGAAAATCAAACCGAAGGAGAAGCATTGCCTGATACAGCTACTGACAATATAGGCATGATGACACTCGGTGCTGCACTAGCTGCTGCAGGCGGCATAATCGCTTTGCGAAAAACCAAATCAAAGGCATAA
- the codA gene encoding cytosine deaminase, with the protein MQKWSNASIFGREGLWDLLIEDGSFKKIVKSGTSGFDDCETIDLNGKLVCAPFIEPHIHLDTTLTAGQPRWNESGTLFEGIQCWSERKDSLTKEDVKERAKKALSWQMANGIGAVRTHVDTTDPSLVALEALLEVKAEMKEFLDLQIVAFPQEGLISYPNGLELVEEALKMGADVVGGIPHFEFTREDGVQSIREIFKLAMKYDKPIDIHCDEIDDEQSRHVEVVARETIMNDYQGRVTASHTTAMGSYNDAYTYKLMRVLRLAELNFVANPLVNIHLQGRFDTYPKRRGLTRVKELDQNGLNVCFGHDDIMDPWYPIGNGNMLQVLHMGLHASQLMGYSDIANSLRFVTDNSAKALNLSNYGIAEGNPANFIVLNGEDGYHALRLQAEVLYSVRNGKVIAQTKPRETHVFLPEQKNITFM; encoded by the coding sequence ATGCAAAAGTGGTCTAATGCTTCGATCTTCGGAAGAGAAGGTCTTTGGGATTTACTGATAGAAGATGGTTCATTTAAAAAAATTGTTAAATCTGGTACAAGCGGATTTGATGACTGTGAGACAATCGATTTAAACGGAAAGCTAGTGTGTGCGCCATTTATAGAACCGCATATTCATCTTGATACAACCTTAACGGCAGGACAGCCACGATGGAATGAAAGCGGAACTCTTTTTGAAGGTATCCAATGCTGGTCTGAAAGAAAAGATTCTTTAACAAAAGAAGATGTAAAAGAGCGCGCTAAAAAAGCCCTTAGCTGGCAAATGGCTAACGGTATAGGTGCTGTCCGTACACATGTTGACACAACGGATCCTTCTTTAGTAGCTTTAGAGGCTTTGCTTGAAGTAAAAGCAGAAATGAAGGAATTCCTTGATTTACAGATTGTTGCTTTCCCGCAGGAAGGTCTAATCTCATATCCGAATGGTCTGGAACTGGTAGAGGAAGCATTAAAAATGGGGGCAGATGTTGTCGGGGGCATACCTCACTTTGAATTTACGCGTGAAGATGGCGTTCAATCGATTCGGGAGATTTTTAAATTGGCCATGAAATATGACAAACCGATTGACATTCATTGTGATGAAATTGATGATGAGCAATCTCGCCACGTGGAAGTTGTAGCCCGAGAAACGATTATGAACGATTATCAAGGTCGGGTTACAGCAAGTCATACGACGGCCATGGGCTCTTACAATGATGCTTACACATATAAATTAATGCGTGTCCTTAGACTAGCTGAATTGAACTTTGTGGCGAATCCACTAGTGAATATTCATCTGCAAGGTCGTTTTGACACGTATCCAAAACGCCGTGGCTTAACACGTGTAAAAGAGCTTGATCAAAACGGATTAAATGTTTGCTTCGGTCATGACGATATTATGGATCCCTGGTATCCGATAGGAAACGGGAATATGCTGCAAGTATTGCATATGGGCTTACATGCTTCACAGTTAATGGGCTATAGCGATATTGCTAACAGCTTAAGGTTTGTGACGGATAATAGTGCTAAAGCATTGAACCTCAGCAATTACGGCATTGCGGAAGGAAATCCCGCAAACTTCATAGTGCTGAATGGGGAAGACGGCTATCATGCCCTTCGTCTGCAAGCAGAGGTTCTATACTCTGTTCGAAACGGAAAAGTGATTGCTCAAACCAAGCCTCGCGAGACGCACGTTTTCCTGCCAGAGCAAAAGAACATTACCTTTATGTAA
- a CDS encoding FUSC family protein: MKQLIISKTFIFIFVILFVTAFEAAFGEYNVLIGVTTVVALLMYLERDLTVSPWKNMMLLLAINLSQGILGQLAGINPWIGLPLNFMAMFIVGYFFTSNIKGPMHIAFGLQYLFILAAPVPLSDFPLRLSSLVAGALIIMLVQWIFNKRKLTKQGNRYFLQVCGHLQEKISRIRDKQPAPELDSLIQSDINGLRKVIYFRKIKGFYLTHEGRARLKISVCLEKLHLLLNRAAASDYPEEVLEALNIELNHMKDYVNNGRSMSDDSLVGLERAHKGHESAYIVELISTLKLLRELLMYLHTSEVSELNKVEKVVEIPKGYRNAYQFLKDINRYSARFTFALRLGITIAAAAFIVDYFNIKDGRWVLFTIFSVTQPYYETAKFRFKERVIGTLMGGAIFLVLFSIFHDMTIRSFLVLLVGYLNGFAVKYRNVVLTVTISALGTAALIGDPTVLTMRRIILVLIGIGMGMIANRYLLPYTLEKGTRDLMKSYKQVSQELLFEAGTYLKHRNNAHTINDLFALSTLIEERIISNNQMLQLEEMDDFLSAQRRLNHAIYEMFLRMQRENTDASLLGEILEELGLVLSLEGEGGNEQAGRLYDRLQISESLDEYILLKDALRIFKGFRKQALFN; this comes from the coding sequence ATGAAGCAGTTAATTATCTCAAAAACATTCATCTTTATATTTGTTATCCTCTTTGTGACAGCCTTCGAGGCTGCTTTCGGAGAGTATAATGTGTTGATTGGAGTCACGACTGTGGTGGCTCTGCTTATGTATTTGGAGAGGGATCTGACTGTATCTCCTTGGAAGAACATGATGCTGCTTTTGGCCATTAATTTGTCCCAGGGGATACTTGGTCAATTGGCGGGGATTAATCCTTGGATAGGATTGCCTTTAAACTTTATGGCTATGTTTATTGTTGGTTACTTTTTTACGTCTAATATAAAAGGGCCAATGCATATTGCGTTTGGTCTGCAATATTTGTTCATCCTGGCAGCTCCTGTTCCATTAAGTGATTTTCCATTGAGGCTTTCATCGCTCGTTGCCGGAGCGTTAATCATTATGCTCGTTCAATGGATCTTTAACAAAAGGAAATTGACCAAACAGGGCAACCGGTATTTCTTGCAGGTATGCGGACATTTACAAGAAAAAATCAGCCGAATTCGTGATAAACAGCCTGCTCCGGAGCTGGATTCCCTTATCCAATCGGATATTAATGGGCTGCGGAAGGTGATTTATTTTCGGAAAATTAAGGGCTTCTATCTGACACATGAGGGAAGAGCTCGCTTGAAGATTTCAGTCTGCCTTGAAAAGCTGCATTTGCTGTTAAATCGCGCTGCTGCAAGTGACTACCCAGAAGAAGTCTTGGAAGCTCTAAATATTGAGTTAAACCATATGAAGGATTACGTTAATAATGGGAGAAGCATGTCTGATGATTCCCTGGTTGGGCTTGAAAGGGCCCATAAAGGGCATGAATCTGCTTACATAGTTGAGCTCATCAGCACGTTGAAGCTATTGCGTGAATTGCTGATGTATCTGCACACGAGTGAGGTCTCTGAACTGAATAAGGTTGAGAAGGTAGTTGAGATTCCGAAGGGTTATCGGAATGCCTATCAGTTTCTAAAGGATATTAATCGGTATTCAGCTCGGTTCACTTTCGCACTGCGCTTAGGAATTACGATTGCAGCAGCAGCTTTTATTGTTGATTATTTTAATATCAAGGATGGACGATGGGTTTTATTTACGATTTTTTCTGTGACACAGCCTTATTATGAAACGGCTAAATTTCGTTTCAAGGAACGGGTGATTGGGACCTTGATGGGAGGGGCTATTTTTTTGGTCTTATTTAGTATTTTTCACGACATGACCATTCGCTCCTTCCTGGTGCTGCTGGTCGGCTATTTGAATGGCTTTGCGGTAAAATATCGGAATGTCGTATTGACGGTTACAATATCTGCCCTTGGAACAGCTGCTCTTATTGGAGATCCGACAGTTTTGACCATGAGAAGAATTATTCTTGTTCTCATTGGCATAGGAATGGGCATGATTGCAAACCGTTATCTTCTTCCCTATACGCTGGAAAAAGGGACAAGGGATTTGATGAAAAGCTATAAGCAAGTCTCCCAGGAACTATTATTTGAGGCGGGCACCTATTTGAAACACAGAAATAATGCACATACAATCAATGATTTATTTGCTCTTTCTACTTTAATAGAGGAGCGAATCATTTCAAATAATCAAATGCTGCAGCTTGAGGAAATGGATGACTTTCTCTCGGCTCAACGCCGTTTGAATCATGCCATTTATGAAATGTTCCTGCGAATGCAAAGGGAGAATACAGATGCCTCTCTTCTTGGAGAAATCTTGGAAGAGCTTGGTCTGGTTCTCTCTTTGGAAGGGGAGGGAGGAAATGAGCAGGCTGGCCGATTATATGACAGACTGCAGATTTCCGAGTCTCTTGATGAATATATATT
- a CDS encoding class D sortase gives MARKIAGILMFIAGLSIVLMNFSSWQESRASITPITEPELQKYESQQPASTKDKKVVSREYQSGEKVATLIIPKIEQKFTVYWGTDENTLGKGVGMYSSRLTTTPGLGHTVLSGHRDTVFAGLEKLKIGDKLIVNFEEQSYTYIIEKSWITDKDDRTVIVEKNEPTLTLTTCYPFTYIGNAPDRYILQGKLL, from the coding sequence ATGGCTAGGAAAATCGCAGGAATACTGATGTTCATTGCCGGCTTATCTATCGTGCTGATGAATTTTAGCAGCTGGCAGGAAAGCCGCGCATCTATAACACCAATAACTGAGCCAGAGCTGCAGAAATATGAATCCCAGCAACCCGCAAGCACCAAGGACAAGAAAGTCGTATCTCGTGAATATCAGTCAGGCGAAAAGGTTGCCACCCTCATTATTCCGAAAATCGAGCAAAAGTTTACGGTTTATTGGGGAACAGACGAGAATACCCTCGGTAAGGGAGTCGGCATGTACTCAAGCCGCCTTACTACTACACCAGGTCTTGGCCACACGGTGCTCAGCGGCCACCGAGACACGGTCTTTGCCGGGCTTGAAAAACTGAAGATCGGCGACAAACTAATCGTAAACTTTGAGGAACAATCATATACGTATATCATCGAAAAAAGCTGGATTACCGATAAGGATGACAGGACAGTCATTGTAGAAAAGAATGAGCCTACCCTTACCCTCACAACCTGTTATCCCTTCACATACATCGGGAATGCTCCTGACCGTTATATTCTGCAAGGAAAGCTCCTCTGA